One genomic window of Solanum dulcamara chromosome 12, daSolDulc1.2, whole genome shotgun sequence includes the following:
- the LOC129877425 gene encoding aldehyde oxidase GLOX, with protein MTILNLLFLFLFFLIHFFTIPSRADLPGTWELLVPDAGIASMHTAVTHYNTVVLLDRTDIGPSRKRLPPHHCRNDPNDPILKKDCYAHSVLLDLETNSIRPLMILTDTWCSSGQFLPDGTLLHTGGDLDGFRKFRKFTPCESSSSVCDWEELEDVQLSEGRWYSTNQILPNGEIIIVGGRAASSVEFFPPRKGAIEFPFLTQAADKQYDNLYPYVHLLPNGHLFIFANNKAVMYDFTANTVVKDYPTLDGGPRNYPSAGSSAMLALTEDYSSATIVICGGAQFGAYFQRSTDTPAHGSCGRIEATGENPVWEMEDMPFARIMGDMVMLPTGEILIINGAQAGTQGFEMASNPCLNPVLYRPNEPLGLRFMTLNPGTVPRMYHSTANLLPDGRILIAGSNPHFFYKFAAEFPTELRIEAFSPEYLSADRANLRPVLVESPEKLKYGEDFGVAVTVELPVVGVIEVNLASAPFSTHSFSQGQRLVKLKVTSAIPDDAGKYRIGCTAPPDGKVAPPGYYMAFAVNQGVPSVARWVQLVVV; from the coding sequence ATGACGATTTTGAACCTTCTGTTCCTCTTCTTATTCTTCCTTATCCACTTCTTCACCATTCCCTCACGTGCCGACCTCCCTGGCACGTGGGAACTCCTCGTCCCCGACGCCGGAATTGCTTCCATGCACACCGCCGTCACCCATTACAACACCGTCGTCCTACTCGACCGCACCGACATCGGTCCTTCCCGGAAAAGACTCCCTCCTCACCATTGCCGTAACGATCCTAATGATCCCATTTTGAAAAaagattgctatgctcactctgTTCTTCTTGATTTGGAAACAAACTCAATTCGACCTCTTATGATCCTCACCGACACTTGGTGTTCCTCCGGCCAATTTCTCCCTGACGGTACGCTTCTTCATACAGGCGGTGACCTTGATGGCTTCCGTAAATTTCGAAAATTCACTCCTTGTGAATCTTCTAGCTCTGTTTGTGATTGGGAAGAACTTGAAGATGTTCAGCTTTCAGAAGGTAGATGGTATTCGACTAATCAAATACTACCCAACGGCGAAATCATAATTGTCGGCGGCCGTGCTGCTAGTAGTGTCGAGTTTTTTCCGCCGAGAAAAGGAGCTATTGAGTTCCCCTTTTTAACTCAAGCTGCAGATAAACAATACGATAATCTTTATCCTTATGTTCACTTGCTACCCAATGGACATCTCTTCATTTTCGCTAACAATAAAGCCGTCATGTATGATTTTACAGCAAATACAGTAGTAAAAGATTACCCAACACTCGATGGTGGCCCAAGAAATTACCCATCAGCAGGATCATCAGCTATGTTGGCGCTTACAGAGGATTATTCCTCTGCCACCATTGTTATTTGTGGTGGAGCTCAATTTGGGGCTTATTTTCAGAGGAGTACGGATACCCCTGCACATGGGAGTTGCGGTAGAATTGAAGCAACCGGAGAAAACCCAGTTTGGGAAATGGAAGATATGCCCTTTGCGAGAATCATGGGTGATATGGTGATGCTTCCAACTGGAGAAATTCTCATCATTAATGGAGCTCAAGCTGGAACTCAAGGTTTCGAAATGGCATCAAATCCATGTTTAAACCCTGTTTTATACAGACCAAACGAACCCTTAGGACTTCGATTCATGACTTTAAATCCCGGTACAGTACCAAGAATGTATCATTCCACAGCTAATTTACTGCCGGATGGTCGAATCTTGATCGCCGGTAGTAACCCACATTTTTTTTACAAGTTTGCCGCCGAATTTCCGACGGAATTAAGGATCGAAGCATTTTCTCCGGAGTATTTATCAGCTGATAGAGCAAATCTCCGACCAGTTCTGGTGGAATCACCGGAAAAGCTCAAGTACGGTGAGGATTTTGGGGTGGCGGTGACGGTGGAGCTGCCGGTTGTTGGGGTTATTGAGGTGAATTTAGCGAGTGCTCCATTTTCAACCCATTCGTTCTCACAAGGGCAAAGGCTTGTGAAATTGAAAGTTACGAGCGCGATTCCCGATGATGCCGGAAAATATAGGATCGGATGTACAGCACCGCCGGACGGGAAGGTGGCGCCGCCTGGGTATTACATGGCATTTGCTGTAAACCAAGGAGTGCCAAGTGTTGCCCGATGGGTCCAGCTAGTTGTGGTTTGA